A region of the Pungitius pungitius chromosome 8, fPunPun2.1, whole genome shotgun sequence genome:
TATGTTACGAGTGTATCTTTACCAAACCAAAGATCTCTCTCTCAACCCCCATAAGTATGATAAAGGATGATTTGGTCAACTTCTATCAACGCGTCGTTGTTCCTCAAAGTTTGTTTCATTTAGAGGCTCCTAAGAATTATCTTTATTAACTAAACCAGAACGTGTTTGGTATTTTTACTTGAAAAAGGACTTAAACGATCTATCAATGATCCAAATAGTTCCATCTTTAAACCGAAATGGATCATCACAAGctcttaaatgtgtttttgtgtgtctacaACAAATGTTTGTATCGCAAAagtccaccagagggagacggTGAGTTACAACTATGGACCACTGCCTGACAGCCTGGTGCTGTGTTGGTTATCATTTGGGTCATTTCTGTCTGGAGCATCACGTTCTCCTCACGTTTGTGCAAGTTGTTTAAATTTCCTCTCAAAGAAATGATGTCAGCTGGATGGGGAAAGTTGTAACGTGGAACGTTCGTCAAACTTTGAGCTTTCTGTACATGCCCACAACGTCGTTCCACCTACTGTGATTGTTCCTGCGTGTTTTACAGCCTGATCTCATCAGATCTTACCCGTATGACGGAGAATGAACGAGACCAGATTGACCAGGATGCTCAGATCTTCATGAGGACCTGCTCTGAGGCCATCAGGCAGCTGCGCAATGAAGGTGTTCTTTGCTGCTTTTACAGTGCAGCACAACAACGAGTTTAAAGAGAATATACTTGTATTGATAGTTTTGTCTTGCTTTGACTTTCAAATCACCAGCAGGTGGCTGGAAATtgtatgtattattattgtattctTATTATCCTATACAAGTTTGTCTTTAATAAGAGAATGTTTTATTGTCTCAATAGCGGAGAAGCAAGTGATGTCAGCCCAGGTAAAGGAGCACAGAGGGGCAGTGCTGGACCTGATTGAAGTGTATCTGAGAGGTGAGTTCATGCACCGCTTTACATTTGAAGTGCTTTGTTCTATGGACTGTTTACCATCCGCTTGTCTTTAGGACGTTTACTGGCTCGACTAGTGTGTATGAGCTGCCTAGTACGTACCTCAAGTCCCGTAACTAATGTTGCAGCACTGAGGACTGCATGGCATCATTGTGTGCACCTGGTTTGTTTTTAAGGAGTGTGTAAGCTGTACTCTGAACAGAGAGCCATCCGAGTCAAGAGAATGGTGGACAAGAAGAGGCTGTGAGGATACGCGTACCTCGTTCGCAACaccttttatttactttaacaaCTTGCTCCTGAGTCACGTGACCCCGCGCTCGATGTCTTCAGGTCGAGGCTGGCCCCGGAGCACCGCAGCAAGGTGGAGAAAACGCTGCCGCTGGAGCCCAAAGAGGAGAAGACGACTGTCAGGGAGGAAAGTCCTGGTGAGTCAGTAAGTCTCCTGACATATATAACCCAGTAAATGATTCAAAAATTTAGATGCGCATAATGTCTATAGATTAATACTGAAAGAGGTCCCTACGCACTCTCTTCTCCGTTTGATGAGAACATCAAGCACCACAGAGAAGTCCATGtggttaaaaacaaatttaCTTCAAATAATGTGTCATATCTAATTCATCCCTACACCTACACCTGGTCCTCGTGCGCCCACTGACCTTCAATGACCTCTGGGGAAACTGGAGGCAACCAATCACCATCTATCTCCATCACTGCTTCATTATTGTAACACATTCTTTTCTTAGATCCAATGTGGATGTCTAAAATCATCTTAATAAATCTCTAGAAATAACCACTCTGAGTtatgttttcccttttcaaaGTGACTTGCGGGTCAGATGAACAAAGTGAATGACTGAGTAAGTGATGAAAGACATATTGTTTTTACTGTTCCTCCCTGCAGAGAAAAGTATGTCAGAGGTCCCGGAAAACCCTGTCAACCTGTGGGAGGAGAGCCGAGTGGAGGACGAGCTCTCTCCTGAGGAGATCCAAATGGTGAGGCCCAATCCGCTTCATGTTATACAGCACATGTACTGCTTTTTGTGCACGTCTCATGTACAGCTATATTTAGATCGCGTTCTAAATGCAAGGACGCAGTCAGGCACACATTCATTGCTTCACTGTCATGTTTAAATCAAGTCAGGATGTGTCattattgtgtgtttctgtctagTTTGAGCAGGAGAACCAGAGGTTGGTGAGTGAGATGAACAGCCTGGTGGATGAAGTGAGGTAAGTCCCATTTTTAATCTGTTCtaaacaacacatttgttaCCAGGGGATGTCAGTCATTTCATTCTGTTCACACATATGTATTGTTACCGTGGTAGCCAGAGAAAACTGGCTTGTTTATTCCAGATTGGATAAATATGGTCATACGCCGACTATTGCATGCCCCTGAAATATTAATGCCATCTGGAGGTGCTCAAATATGCTGGGCACTCTATTTTCATGGGATattcaatgcatttcttttgcGCATTACAGGCAAATTGAGGGGAAGGTGGTGGAGATCTCTCGACTGCAAGAGATCTTTGCTGAGAAAGTCCTTCAACAAGTGAGCCGAGTTCCTTCTGTTTCATTCACGTGGACCTTTTATTTTGAGAAGAGGTCGAAGTTAAACTCGACGTCCGTTTAACTTTCTGACAGGAAACTGAGATAGACGGTATTCACCAGCTGGTGGTGGGAGCTACAGAAAACGTCAAAGAAGGCAATGAGGATATACGAGAGGTAACATCACTACTCTATTCCACACGTGGTCTTGAAACTGTATACTATGTTTTTCCTTTGACTTTATTTTGTTCCCCAAGGCAATCAAAAACAACGCGGGCTTCCGGGTATGGATCCTGTTCTTCCTGGTCATGtgctctttctccctcctcttcctggaCTGGTACGACAGCTAACACGACTAGGCAGCGTGGACTCTGTATTCGACAGGAAACCGTCCGGGACTGGCACATGTTGGTTATCTCAGAAAGgggtgatgacatcactgagACTGAACGTACAGTCTACCATGTTGGAGCCTTCGTGAAGATTCTGTGTTCAAGTGGACTTGGGAGTTCTTCCTTTCCCTGATGCTAACTATGTAATAGTGTTTTTTCCAGCGCATTTGGGGATCCAATGTTTAAAAAGGCCGTCTATGGAGGCAATTTGTCcacttttaagagtttttaagAGTCTTTCTTTGCCACTAAAAGCAGCAATGATGATGTTGGATTGGCAGTAGCTATTCATGTCTGTCTAactgaaaaaaagtgtttggaCCGGACTGAAGGAAACTATTTGAAGAGCTTTGCTTTTCCTTGATGTTTCATGTACACTATTTAAAAAGCGTATACACTTGTGAACCTCAATGACACAAATGATACTTCACTGTCAAATCCCGATAAATGGTTTGCTTTACAGGCAATCATGGGCAGCAGAGCAATTTATTCAATATGTGATCACATCATGACTGTACTGACATTCTAGTAAAACTGAGCAATAGCCTCATTTCAATTCTGTGTgttctttcatattttatttcatattcatgtCAGGCTTTCAGATAACATCAAGAGCAGCAGAAAGACACGGCCTGCCTCGGTTCATGCAGCTAACGATAGAAACCATCTACAGAAGATTTGATTCACTCAGCTTTTTAATATTTCTGCTAATCAGTTTAATAGGATTAATTACTTATCCCGGCGAATGCACTACAGCACTTAGATTGGTTTTCTTTGCTCTTAACTCAAAGGAGCTGTAGCGGTAAACGGTATTTATTTTTAGCACCGAGGGGGTTTCAGCATCACTGACTAAtgtgatattaataaataagtTATTCCACTTGGACATGGCTAGTGAAATGTGGGcactttatttcagtttttcattgAACAATTCTTTCATGTAGCAAATGCACTTCAATGGAAATAGTTACATTGTTTGAAAAAAGTACATAATTTGTGACAGTTCAAGTTAAATGAGAAACGCAGAAAACAGCAACAGGACAAGCGACTACCGCCAGATTGTTCCACTACATCAACCTAAGTCTAGTGTCTGTCAACAGCCATCTATGGTGACAATCAATCAACGCAAAGCGTTGCGCAATACAGTATCTTCCCTAGCAATGCAAAAAACATTCAGTAGCATAAAATGTGTACTATGAAAAGTGACCGTTAAGTGGCCAGCAAAGAAAAGCACATAGTGTTCACAGAGAGTTCAGATGGTTGGAGACAATCGTTAATGCTGGTTGAAAAGACTTGATGCATAAAATACTTAAGACTCCTTAACAGCACTATATGCACAGAGCCGTATGGGCCgcttcaaaacaacacaattaaaatatttttttttgttttttttccgctgGTTATAAGGTTTCCTCCAGGTCAAAGCCTCATTTCTTCACAACATCATGACAGTAAAATGTTTTGACACAGGATGACATCTGAGGCAAATGTGCTGCAAACTTTGTTGCTTCGTGAGAAATTTACCACTGGACCTCATGAGGTCGGACATGCAACATCAGTACTGGAcctatttgaaaagaaaaaggcttaGAAGCCGACAGAAGTCGCCGGGGCTTGTGAGTTAAAACAAGCAACGCAGACACAAGATGGTTCACAGTTGTTTCACAATGTGAGTACTAAAGAGTGTTCTGTTAGGTGCATACGTGTCTGTGTACAAAGACAGGGAAgtcattgtgtgtgcgtgtgtgtgtgcgcgcgcgtgtgtatgtgtgtgtgtgtatccccgTGGCTTTTTATACGTTAGCCACAATTTgaaagtgtaaataaataacaacacGTGCGATTCAAACAAACCATGAATCCACCCGTCGGTTGAGGCTTGCTTTGCTGACTAAATTTCCCGCTACAGTAAACAAAAGCTCCCCAGAACTACATCAACAAGCCTGCAGAGCATCTCCAGGTAAAGGTGAGTCGCTTTCTCACCAACAGAAAGCCCCAGGACTCTGAGGTTTGCTTGAATGGCACAaccatattatttatttattttctttatttctgaagCAGGCGAGTCCACCCCCTGATCCCGGGGTGGGTTAAGCCAGTTTCTGGGCGGTCTCCGTCTCCTGCTGGGTGACCTTTTCCTCAGACATGATGGTCATCCATGGAGATACTGACCGGGTGATGGTCTGCTTGGCTATGTTGTAGTGGTTGATGAGGGTGAAGAGGCGCCCGCGGCCCCCAGGGCCCTGAGGGGGGTAGTTTCCATACATCCCAGCCGGCATGCAGCGACCTTGCTGCTccgaagagaggggggggggtgagattaAAAGAGCAGAGATGGGACAATGTGAGAAGAACACAGAAGGTGACCAGGTTATTACTCAGGAAAGTAGGGTGGAATTCTGAGAAACAAAGTGATTCATAATTCACGGATAAACAAGAAGGAACAAAGAGATGTTTGATGCTTGTTTCCATTATATTCAACCGCTTATTCTCAACTATCACAGTCCACCACATACAACTCAACAAAAGCTATGCCGCATTCCCTAAACTGATACATGTGAAACTCGAATAACAATTTagctaaaatgctaagctacTGTAACGCAAGTGGAAAGTGTCAGCAAAGTCAATGATAACCTAAAAATGTGCAATAAACTGCAATGTTTATCTAAATCAGCCGGAAAAAGTCCCCATACAGTTGTTCTGAAGTAAGGATGTAGCCACAAAACccacaaaaatgtattaaagtgTGAAACGGTGTGTTTCATTCCTGATTACTTCAACATTTCATTAGAGGaatattattttgttacattaGAAGTTGCATACCCTTTATTTAGGTTCACTTAAAACCCAGATGAATTCATTCAGTAATgaaaaactacattaaaatcaaATCGTATCAACTATAAATATGTTACTGTTagtttacaataaaataaaatctcctGCAGGGACACTAACACTGATGCTCGTAAGCGTTTACCGTGTAAACAAAGCTGTCGGGGCACGGCTGCTCGTACTGGTAGACCTTGTAGACGACCAggaacaccacacacaccaggaAGGCCAGGGCACAGATCACCAGCAAGGTCACCTAACGGAGCAGAAGTGGGTCCATACATAACAGCGATCACAGCCAGACGGGACCGTAGTGTTCTGCATTTAATAACTTCAAAGGAATATTCCGTGTGTGACCACGTGGACGGGAACACACGCATCCAAGGACCTTTATGTACGGTTCTTCTGCATGTTTGGAGCACGCATCAATGTGACCGAAATCCTAATAGTTTTTAATCTGTCTGTATGAGCCCCGCAGTTACACACGGCGCAACAGACACGAGCACAAAGCATCGCAACAGGAGATTATGAAAGGGACTATCTGCCATGAAGGGGATGAAACGGATGCAACGTTTCAAAAGCGGGCTGATCAGAGGATGTGAGCCGTGTTCTCTGAGACAGTGATGGGCCTCCTTTCCTTTCAGATCTTCAGGGATTAAAGCGCTAGTACGGAAGGAAGGGCGACGCACCTCACAGAAGCGGTTTCATCTGTTGCTTTAGGACGTTGGGGAAGCGCGTATTTGCTTATTCTGCACGCACGGTTCATGAATTTCAAAGTACGCAAGGAAGTCGTCGGGCCCCCCAGGATCATGTAGGGACCGTTTCTTTTACAGAAGCAtatgtttttaatcattatatATTGTGTGTCACCCTTCAGCCAGCCAGGGGGGcgttgaggggggaggggggggggggggtgggagagatGGTGCCGTTTGGAGGCCATCGCCATGGCAGCAGCTGAATGAATTAAGAGTGTCAGGGCGGGGTTAAGTGAATCATTGTGCATTATGTCTTCCTGTGTAGGAGGACAGGAGAACAGGCCGCACAGGAAGCAGGACACGCAGGTTGTCCGAGCAAAGATGAATAACCT
Encoded here:
- the stx18 gene encoding syntaxin-18, which codes for MTSSPGDVSGCLQRALRCSCRVMAVDITLLFKASVKTVKTRNKAIGISVDSTKDEIFKRTRPKSGFSPKAKEVISNITKLKDFLLQHRKDYVSAGSLISSDLTRMTENERDQIDQDAQIFMRTCSEAIRQLRNEAEKQVMSAQVKEHRGAVLDLIEVYLRGVCKLYSEQRAIRVKRMVDKKRLSRLAPEHRSKVEKTLPLEPKEEKTTVREESPEKSMSEVPENPVNLWEESRVEDELSPEEIQMFEQENQRLVSEMNSLVDEVRQIEGKVVEISRLQEIFAEKVLQQETEIDGIHQLVVGATENVKEGNEDIREAIKNNAGFRVWILFFLVMCSFSLLFLDWYDS
- the LOC119229831 gene encoding neuronal vesicle trafficking-associated protein 1-like isoform X2 — encoded protein: MVKLGNNFSDKNNGKVVSEDGFDTIPLITPLDASQLQFPPPDKVVVKTKADYIESKKGKLRSPKIAEFSISIIEGVSERLKVTLLVICALAFLVCVVFLVVYKVYQYEQPCPDSFVYTQGRCMPAGMYGNYPPQGPGGRGRLFTLINHYNIAKQTITRSVSPWMTIMSEEKVTQQETETAQKLA